The stretch of DNA ATAACCGCCAAATATTTGGCTACGGAACTGATCAATGTGATCATCAGTCCTTGCCCAGGTATTCGGCTGTGCGAGCCGTCCAATGGTCCTTCATATATGTAGCCACCACGATGTTAGCTTTGACAGTGCGCTGCGGATGTGCTTCTGCAAGGCTCCTGTCCATTCTGTAGAAGGACACTCTGTTCTGTTGGATCATTAATATTGCTTGGAAAGACCCATCAGAAACAGGCTCGAATGTACTCGACGAAGAGTGCACAGTCATTTGTCCTCCCAAAACCCAACCTTTATCGCTGTACCAAGCTCGGAGCGGTTCGTTGATGAAGGAACAAGATTTACAGTCAGCTTCGGTAACAGCCATCATCGGCGCCGAATCTCCAGTCTCAANAACGTAGCCCAGAGTTGCGTACCAATATTCAGCAAAGGCGATGAGGCCTTCTTTGCTAAATTCTTTGGCTTGCTCGGGTAGTACCGGGACGGGTACATTTTGGGCTGGCCCTCCGCTGTGGCCGGCTGATACACCGCAGCTGTGCTGGGNTTCAGGCGTTCGTTCAATGGTGGCTGCTGCGGTTGTTGGTGCGGTGCCTGGCTTCGGTGCCCCAGGAACATTTACACCGTCTTGTGGCGAGGTGCAGGCAGCCAAGGAGAGCAGCGCGGCAATCACGATGGCAACAACCTTGGTCGGGGCGCTGTTGCCCAGTTCAGGACGGATGCGGCGCGGTCCCCGGGTTCGTATTCTGGATTCGTGTTGTGTGGTTGTTGCGTGACTTTCCTGCATGGTCGGCCCCTGATCATGGTGCTCATTGAGCAGCATCCTCACCCTTGAGGTGACCGCTCTGTGGCTTGCTACCAAGGTACACGCAGCA from Arthrobacter polaris encodes:
- a CDS encoding DUF6318 family protein, whose product is MQESHATTTQHESRIRTRGPRRIRPELGNSAPTKVVAIVIAALLSLAACTSPQDGVNVPGAPKPGTAPTTAAATIERTPEXQHSCGVSAGHSGGPAQNVPVPVLPEQAKEFSKEGLIAFAEYWYATLGYVXETGDSAPMMAVTEADCKSCSFINEPLRAWYSDKGWVLGGQMTVHSSSSTFEPVSDGSFQAILMIQQNRVSFYRMDRSLAEAHPQRTVKANIVVATYMKDHWTARTAEYLGKD